The window TGATCTTTCTGAACCGTGCTGCAGAGCTGTTGAAGCCCACACAGAAAGTCAAATATTGACTCTCTCAGCCCCAGGAGAATTCCGTCTGCTTCCAGCATTGTTTGGTGCTCAGGGCAGTGAACAGTGTCTCCTCTCTCCTGAAGTGATGAGAATAAAGTCTCTCTGAATCTCTTGTTTTCCTTAAACTTTCCATCATGTTGACAAGCCGTAAACTGCTTAAGAACTGTTGTCCATCTGTGAGGGGCAGTTCGgggtgttttcttgtttttcccctGAGCTGGAAGATCAGTTAGAAGGAAAGAGGTCTTGCCAGACTCCCCTCTCTTTGGGGAGTGGGCGCTTTTCTTCCAGGCACGAGGTCAGGAGTGGGAGGGCACGCGGATGTTTCCAGAGTCTGGGGGACCCTCCTGCCATgctgcatgcacacacgcactgTTCACTCTTCTCCAGACTAATCAATATTGAAAATAGGATGACTTCCGTGACTCTGCTCTCCAAGGAAAGCAGGATACTGACAGTAACTTTCATCTACCTGTATGCTCCTCCCCTGTCGTAAGCCCGTCATTCCTCCCTCCCAACCCCCGAGGTCCTGAGTTTCACCGTTATCATTCCCTTGCCTCTATTTGGGGGGAGTGTGGCGTGGTTTTCTCGGACTTGCCTTTTCAGTGAACGTCACGATTCTGAGATTTATCTCTTGTGACTGTTGATCTTTCCCACTGTTGACTAGGAGTCTTCCCCATAGCGTTTGTCCGTCCTGCCGGTGGACATTCAGGCGAGCCCTGAGTTCTCGTGCCAGTGGACACGTCTGCTGCTGCACACGTTTCTCCAGTTTCTCCCCCGAACGGAATGACGAGGTGCACGAGTAACTTTTCCAGCTTCGTTGCCCTGATTCCTGTTTCTGTTTCCCCCACAGGTTTCAGCCCCCGTGGGGGTGGCTTCGGTGGCCGAGGGGGCTTTGGTGACCGCGGTGGTCGTGGCGGAGGCCGAGGAGGCTTTGGTGGGGGCCGAGGTCGAGGCGGAGGCTTTAGGGGCCGtggccgaggaggaggaggaggaggaggaggtggaagaggtACTCAATGGGGTTGGGGCAATGGGATGGACGAGGCCTGGGCAGGGGGAGCCGGGAGGGAAGAGATGTGGGGTCTCCCTCTCTCACTGCATCTCTGCCTGGTAGGTGGAGGGTTCCATCCTGGGGGCAACCGGGGTCGTGGCcggggaggaaaaagaggaaaccAGTCCGGGAAGAATGTGATGGTGGAACCTCATCGGCATGAGGGTGAGTGAGGAAGGCGGGGGACCCactgaggggaggggtggggtggggcgagGTGGGGTGGGCTGTGGCCAGAGTCTTCACCCCTGCACTGGTCCCCTCACTCAGGAGTCTTCATCTGTCGAGGAAAGGAGGATGCACTAGTCACCAAGAATCTGGTCCCTGGAGAATCAGTTTATGGAGAGAAAAGAGTCTCGATTTCGGTGAGACTGGCACCCCGTCCAAGCCACAGGGCCCCAGCTGATGGCGTAACCCACAGtctgctctctctgcccccaGCATGTGTCCCACACATGACAGTCAGGGGACCTCTCCATACATAAGTCAGATTGTGCGCTCCCCTCCCCAGCGCCTTCAGGTTAAAGTCCCAAGTCCTCAGTGTGGCCTGGAAGGCCCTGCGggttctgctcccctccccactccctggccTTGTCTTTCTCCCGAGGCCACCGTGTGCCACCCTGTCTGTGGAAAGCAGCCCTCACCACCACACTCCGCCCTCTTAGCCTGCATCGTTTTCCTTAGGACCGGGCACCCTCGTGCCTCGGGGCCTTTCTGCACCTGGCATGTGCTTCCCCCGGTGACTTGAgtggcccctcccctccttcaggtCTGCTCCAGGTCTGCCTCCGGCTTGCTCTTTTCTCCTCGTGCCTGTCACTGGCTCCTGTGCTGGCCGTGTCACGCAGTTCCGTGTGCACTTACTGCTTGAGGGCAGAAACTTTGCCCTGTTCGCTgcgtgtccccagtgcctagcgtAGGGCCTGGCACGGATGCGCCAGCACAGCGGCTGCCTGGTGAAAAGGGCATGGGTCTTGCCATTACCTGGTATGATCTTGTCTCTGTTCACTGTCTGTCACGGCCCCTTCTCCCCAAGTCACTCACCTCCGTGAGAGGGCAGGCACTGCATCCATTGTGGTCACTGCTATATACCCACGTTCATTTCTTGTTCAATGATTGAGCGCCCGGTCCCTTTTGAGGGCCCGAGGGTTAAGGGCGATGGGGTCTTGCAGAAGAGCCCCGCCCTGACTTCCATCCCCATCTCTCTGGGCCCAGGAGGGAGATGACAAAATCGAGTACCGTGCCTGGAACCCCTTCCGCTCCAAGCTGGCGGCAGCGATCCTGGGCGGCGTGGACCAGATCCACATCAAGCCGGGGGCCAAGGTGCTCTACCTCGGGGCTGCCTCGGGCACCACAGTCTCGCACGTCTCTGACATCGTCGGCCCAGTGAGTGGACGGGgaggggtcggggtgggggtgaGTATGGGCGGGTGGCGAGGTGGCAGGGAGGGAAAGGCCCTGGCTGCTTCTCTGCGCTGCGTGGCTTGGAGCCAGGCCCTTCCCTCTGAGTGAAAGGAGCAGCTTGAACCACGTGGTCTCCGAAGCCTGATTCAGCTCACTCCTGAGTTCTTGGCCTCGAGGGAAGGGGCGTGGGCATCGAGGTGACTAGTGTTAGCGGGGCCCAGTGCTGAGAGGCTAGATCTCACGCTGTTTGATTTGGTCGCCCTCTTTGAGTGACTTCCCATCACTGGGCCTCAGTGtgttcctctgtaaaatggacataacgATAGTGGTTAAACGGTGGGATTTTGATTTGGGGATTGGAAGAGATGCCGTGTGCAGTGTGTATGGCCCCAAAGTAGATGCTCCGTACATGAGGACTGGTGTCATTGTCGttgttatttgatttcttttaggaCGGTCTGGTCTACGCAGTTGAGTTCTCCCACCGCTCCGGCCGTGACCTCATTAACTTGGCCAAGAAGAGGACCAACATCATTCCTGTCATTGAAGATGCTCGGCACCCGCACAAATACCGCATGCTCATCGGTGAGGGGTCTAGGGGTGGCCCAGGTAGGGTAGGACAGGCTGCTCCGGGCTCCCTGGAAGAGGCCGCGGGAGCCCTGACTCGGATGGCCCTGGAGTGGATGAGCCTGCAGTGTGGAGAAGGGTAGGGGGAGCCAGGTGAGGTCCCACTTCCCACTTCAGGGTCTTGGGGGTCTCGCGCCCTCAGAGGGCCAGCCTCCTTTCCTCCggtctcctgcccctctccctaGGCCCCCTGtacttcctgcctccctccaaaaCGTGGTCCTTTTTACACTGGCTTAAGTGTGAAAGCCTCCTTCAGCGGTCCCCCTCATCACCTGGGGAGCTCATacccagaaagcagagcctgaggcccagaggggcccAGGTGAAtattaatgacttttaaaaattcaaaagcataATGTAAAAATGGAACGCCTTATAATCCACCCCCAGAGGGGACTGATACGAACCATTTGCTGTCTGCTTTTCCCAGTTTTGAGAAGTCCGTTTTCAttacattgtcttttcatttttttaagttgttattttttttaatcacagtcTTAAAAATGTTACTTTGCATTCCGCCGgtttttctgtgagttttttcATGCCCTCATCCCGTATCCTTTGTCCTGCAACTTGTTTGCATTTGACAAACCTGCAGACGCTCTTGCCTCTAAGTGCTCACCTTTACTTGCCTTTTTGATGATGTGCCTGTCTCCCCCCCAGACCCGGGAGCATCTCGAGGGCAGGGTCCGGGTCTGACTCGTCTCTGTGTTCCCCacgcccagcccagggctggccacAGAGTAGGTGGCAAACATGGTTTACAAGAGGAGTGGATGGATGGTGTGACTGTGGGTTTTAGACCCATCTTGGCACCATGGAGGGAGGGGGATCAGCGGGGGGAAgtgagactggaggcagggagactgcCAGAAACCTGCTGGTGAAGGCGCGCAGgcccctgggaggagctgggaagaTGCAGTGGATGTGGGTTCCAACTGCCGCTTTTTCCTCCCCAGCGATGGTGGATGTGATCTTTGCCGACGTGGCCCAGCCAGACCAGACCCGGATCGTAGCCCTGAATGCCCACACCTTCCTACGTAACGGCGGCCACTTTGTCATTTCCATTAAGGTGCGGGGTCCACAATGGGGTGCTAGTATCTTCTCTCTCTGTGACTGCCAAGCAGCCAGTCAAAACAAGGGGGCCTCCATCCCCCACAATCCAGGCAGTCTGTTCTAGGCCTCtacccctccccagctccctacAAGCCACCTCTGCCCCAAATCAAATAGCGTGTGATGAAAAATGTCTGCAAAACTGAAAAGCTGcagattttaaaatgcagtaGAATGCAGTGGCCAAGGGAATGATTGCAAAGTCTGGCCAGCTAATGTCGCACACCAGCTTGAATTAAGTGACTTTGAGTAAGACAAGCTATGTTGCCTGTTTCTTTACTTGTCAAACAGAAATATTAGTCCTATCTCTTTTAGTGTTGATAAATTTAATCCTATATATTGACTAAATTTATCAATATataggggggccggccctgtggcagagtggttaagttcacatgctctgctttggtggcccagggttcactggttcagatccccggcatggacctatgcaccatttatcaagttgtattgtggcaggtgtcccacttataaagtagaggaagatgggcacagatagtagctcagggccaatcttccccagcaaaaaagaaaaaaggattggtggcagagatgttagctcagggctaatcttcctcaaaaaaaaaaaattatcaatatatAGGAAGTGTTTTAAGCAGAGCCTGGTGTCAAATAAATCCTGGATAAACGTTAGGTGCATTTTAAAACCGTTTTATCTTGAAATACAGAGGCCTCTGCTGTGTATCCTTCACCCGGATTCTCAGCGTGTGTTAGCCTTTTGCTACATTTGTTCTGGTATTCTCAGCTGCATTGTTACGCTTGTTTAAgaggaagtagaagaaaaacCTCTGGGTGTACAGTTTAAACACTGGCTTTCACGTAAACAGGGCTCTGTTGAAGCTTCCTATTCGAAATCCAAACCAAACCGAAAACTCCTCTCAGGAAGTCTATCCCTACATTTCCAAAGCCTGAGTTTCACTGAGTtgccaataaaaacaaatacGTCTGGTTTAAAGAGCACAAAAAAGGGGAAGCGGCCCGAAGGCTCGCTGCAGACTTGAGATCCCCTGTCCTCCGCAGGCCAACTGCATCGACTCCACCGCCTCGGCCGAGGCCGTGTTTGCCTCGGAGGTGAAGAAGATGCAGCAGGAGAACATGAAGCCCCAGGAGCAGCTGACGCTGGAGCCCTACGAGAGAGACCACGCCGTGGTCGTGGGCGTGTACAGGTGAGTAGGGGCCGGGAGGCGCCCGCCCGGAGCCGCGCGGGTCCTGTTAGCGTTGCCCCAAAGTGGGGAGGGACTCTGATCCCCTCGTCTCCTTCCTCTCGCAGGCCACCCCCAAAGGTGAAGAACTGAAGCCCGGCGCCGCCTGGACTGCGAAATTGTGTTGCTACTGTCCCGCGTGTGTTTTTCTATTAAAAGACTCCTCCGTCGCACTGTCTGCCGCTGATTGCTTGGCGACCGCTAGAGACATGGCGCATGCGCCTTTGGTCCACTTGCGCGGTGGTGGGGAGGATTTGTTCCTCTGGTCACACGGCGCATGCTCCTTTCTTAGCTGACATTTGCGCAGCCGCAACCCGGATTTCGGCGCTTGGGCGGGGTTGGTAGCTCACTGCGCATGTCCACCGGTAAGCTCCGCTGGGCGCAGGCGCGTAGTGTTGCCCTGGGTCACGTGAGAGGGacagatggggggggggggggggggggggccggggggggggggccggttTGTTGTGGTCGCCATTTTGCTGGTTGCATTACTGGGTAATCGGGGCCCTGGCTCGCCGCGTCCGCCGGATACCTTCAGCCCGTGGGCAGGTCTGAGCTCGGGCTCCCCGAGCAGTTTGAGTCCCCTTGCCCGCGCCCTCAGGTAACGACGCGGCTGCGGGCGGGGCGGCACGCGCTCGCGGGGACGGGGGCAGTATGGGACCCGCCCTGCCCGCGTCGCCGCGAGACTTAGCACGAGGccgagggaggagaggaggggggtgGCGGGCAAGTGCAGGCCGTGCTGGCTATTCATAGTCGGATTCCTGGAAGGGGCCGAGCCCGAGGGAGCAGTCCTAGGAGGGAGGCCGGGAGGGGGGGGAGCGAGGCCCCGCTCCCGCCCTTTGTTTGGGCTCGGCTCCGCCGGCCGCTTCGTCGTCGCCTAGCAACAGCTGTCCTGAGCTGTGATTGGCTGAGCTCTTGGTAGCAGCGGCCAATGGCACGGTTGTTGCCATGGCAGGTGCGGACTGCCAAACTCAGTCGGGCCCCGCCCGCCTGGGCTCCGCGGGCTGGGGCGGGCCTCTAGGGTGGGGGGCGGGACGCCGGGGTCCCCGGGGGCGGGTGGctgcgcggggcggggcggggccggcggggcgAGGGTTAAGCCGCCCCTCCCCCGTCCACCTGCTTTCTCCTTCCCCCGCGTGCCCCGGGCTGACCCTCGTCccctcctctccccgcccccggcggcggcggctgctgtTGTCACCCACCGGGCCGCCTGTCCCGCTTGCCCTCCCCGCCGCGGGGCTTGCCGGGCCGGCCGGGCCGGGACAGGCGGCCGTCTCCGCACCGCCGCCACCGTCGCCATGCTGGCCGCTCGCCCACCCCACTGGGGGCCCCACCGCGCCCCAGCCCCCCGTGGGCCCCGCGCCAGCCCTGACCCGGGTAGGGGGTGGCGGCTGGGAGAGACGGTCCTGGTGTGGGAGGGCCCCGAGGAAGAGGTGGTTTTGGGGGGGAGCTCCAAGAGAGAGGAAGGGTCGTGGAGTGGGAAGGCTTGGCACAGAAGAGGGTTGCCATGGGAGAAGGCCCGTGGGGAGAGGATTTTCGTGTGGCCGATACTCTGGAGGGGAGAACTCTGTGATATTTTGGGAATTTGGCTAGGGACGCCTTCTAGGAATGGGCACAGTTGTGGATTGACCCTGGTGTAGAGAGAAGTGACTGGAGAAAGGGCTCCGGTAGGCATATtggatggtggggaggggaggagagtccAGTGTAGGGGAGAGAAGGCCGATTGCTCTAAACCATGGGAAGAGACGCCTCCCCTTTGCGCCCATCTGGAAGAGTGGGCCTTGAGTGGGAGGTGGACCTTGGAGTAATATGAGGAAGGTCCCTGATGTGGCTGGGGGAACTGGAATACGGTATGGGGACTCTACCTGAAGGGGTGGTCCCCGATATGGGAGGAAGTGAGATACTGAAGAGGTCTTGGCGTGATATGGGGAGAGTTCCCTGGGAGTAGTGTGCTCTGGTGGATGAGAGTGCCGTGGCGGTGGCACTCTGATATATGAGGAGTTCTCAGATAACCTTGGTCTGGTCAGGAGGTCCTCAAGGACCCTGATGTGGTTTGGAGGGGGCCCAGAGGACTCTCATGTGGCCTGGGGGATCCTAGAGTTCTCCGGTTTGGGGCACATACTGGGAAGGGTAGATCTTGAAATGGAGGGACCTTACTGTGACAAGAGATGAGATTCTGAGGTTCAGGGGGGACTGCGGGAGGGCAGCATTTAGTGTGAGGGGCCCTGGGAAGGGCCAGGAGTAGACATGGGAAGAAAAGAGTGAGCCCTTCTCCCTATACCATGTGTGGTTtctatctttttctcctcttccttcccccaatTCTTGGTGTCATTCTGTCCTTTCCTGCCATGACCCACACCCCTGCCTGGCTCCCCATCGTTCCCTTCACATGTTCCCCTCTTGGTGCCACCTACTTCATTTATCTGGTAATCATTTGTTGAGGTATTCCGCTgtgtccctcctccccttccccgccccccgccgccgcttctctctgtcccctctctTCTTTGCCACCTGTTGCTCCATTGCACCCTTTTTATCCTCCCTCTGTACCCTGCCTTCTCTCTAATGTCCACCTCTTTCCCGCCTGGCACTGTCCCACGCATCCCCTTCTTCTCTGTTGTGCCCCCGCCTCCCGCCTGCTCTCAGGTCTCAGCGGCGGTGGCAGCCGAGGTGCAGGATGCGAGAAGGCGCCCCCCGGCCGGGCTCCCGCTCCAGGCCTCGCTCCCTTGCGGCCCTCTGAGCCCACCATGGCCGTCCCACCAGGCCATGGTCCCTTCTCTGGCTTCCCGGGGCCCCAGGAGCACACGCAGGTACGCGGTTGGCTGGCTCATCacctgcctggggcagggggagacaGGGGATAGACGGGTCTTGGGGCCAGAAGATAATGTGGTTGCCCAGGACATCTTCTGGGGACATGCAGGGCCCTATGGGGGTGGGAGGTAACAGAGGAGTGGCTGGCAGAGGCAGGGTTTGgagagcctgggttcaaatcctgacctgGTGCTAAACTGCTGTGGTTCTCCGCGCTTCAGTTTGCTGTTCTCTAAAATGGGGCCAAGGATACCTGCCTCCCAGGGTTGTGAGGAGGAAATGAGTTACCGAAATGCCTGTGCAATGctgaggacagtgcctggcacatagtagacactcaataaatgtgcaCTAAGCAAAACAAGTCCAGAGTGGAAGATCTGGAGGGCATGAGAGGGAGGAAGGCTGAGCCTGAGGGGCCTCAGAGCCAGCAGAGCCAAGGGTACAGGGTAAAGATCCTCAAGGGGGGAGATCCCTAAGCCTCTGAAATGCACAGCCTGAAGCGGGAGGGAGCGGGAGGTCCAGGCTGCTGGATCCAGATCCAAGACTTGGGTGCACACACTCGCAAAGATGCACAGAGGAGGTGAGCGCAAGGGTTGGGAAGGCCCCCAAGATAGGGGGTCCTCAAGATGCGATACCCCAAATGGACAGTCTCAAGCCAAAGGATCTGGAGGGGCAGAGCCCAGGTTTCCTCTCTGATCTCTCCCACTGAGGTTCTGAAAGGAGTGAAGGTGTGGTGAAGGAGGAAAGGTCAGGGGTAAACAGCGCACTCCTTCAGTCGCTCAGCAGATCTCCCATggacccactgtgtgccaggccctgctccaggcgctggagctccagcaAGAACAAGATCAATCTCTGCCACTGGGGAGTGTACGTTCTAGTTGGGTTGTGAGACAGTGACCACGTAAATGTGTGCGCACTAATGATGAGCCCGCCGCCCAGAGTTCTCCCCCTTGAGGTGGGAGGCAAAGGCCGTCCTCAGTGCCCACCCACACCCCGCCCCCAGGTATTGCCTGATGTGCGGCTGCTGCCGCGGAGGCTGCCCCTGGCCTTCCGGGACGCGACCTCGGCCCCACTGCGCAAGCTCTCCGTGGACCTCATCAAGACCTACAAGCACATCAATGAGGTGGGCAGGCGGTGGGGGACCCGGGCTGGTGCTGAGGGGACCTGGCTGCTGGGACAGGCCACTCACCAGACCCCATCTCCCGGCCGGCTGGCTGGGCAGGTATACTACGCAAAGAAGAAGCGGCGGGCCCAGCAGGCACCGCCTCAGGACTCGAGcaccaagaaggagaagaaggtcCTGAACCACGGCTATGACGACGACAACCACGACTACATCGTGCGCAGTGGCGAGCGCTGGCTGGAGCGCTATGAGATTGACTCACTCATTGGCAAAGGCTCCTTCGGCCAGGTGCGGGAcgccctcccccaccctgagCCAGGGACTGGGGACACGGGCACCCACTGACATCGACCCACAGCCAGGGCTTCAGCAGCTTCCAGTTCTGTGCTGGGCCACTCACCCTAGCCTAGTCACTAGgtttccctgtgcctcagtttccttctctgtagaaCAGAGCAAATAACAGGACTCTCACATTAGATGCTATTATCTCACGTCCACTGCTTACACTAGTGCCTGGCTGTTGGTGGGCACTCAGTTTTGAATTACTGTTAGTGATACTGGGGGTTCACCTTGGCTGGGGGGAGAAGAGTGGCGCCTGGCTCTgtcccgctcctcctcctccccccactctGTGATGTGCCCCGCTCCGGCAGGTGGTGAAAGCCTATGATCACCAGACCCAGGAGCTGGTGGCCATCAAGATCATCAAGAACAAAAAGGCCTTCCTGAACCAGGCCCAGATCGAGCTGCGGCTGCTGGAGCTGATGAACCGGCACGACACGGAGATGAAGTACTACATAGGTGAGGCCCGCGGCAGCGGACCCGCTCAGGGATGGGACACCCCCCGTCCGGGAGGGGCTGGTGTCCCCTGACATCAGTGCGTCTCCTGCCTTTTCCGTGATTTTTGCTCTACGCACATGATGCTGCTGGTCCGAGTTTAGCGGGTGCTCACGAAGGGTCAGGCTCATTGTAAGCACTTCACACACCTCCATTAGTTGAAGCCTCGCCACGGCCCCGCAGCGGGAGGGGCATCACTGTCCACAGCTTGGAAACTAAGAAAGGGGGGCATTCAGGTGCCGTCCTTGCCTAAGGTGGCAGAGTTTGTACTCGGTGGAGCATAGTCTGAGCCAGCAGTGGGCCCCAGAGCCTTTCCTCTTGACACCTGGGCCGtggtcttcctctctcctccgcTGATTCCTCGTAGAAAAAGCAAGTGGATTTAAAGAGTGCGTTTCTTCGAATATACATCCTTAGCATAAACGGAAAACGTCTCTTTCaccacaaaaataaacagaaccgAGACTAACACCATGTGATCAAATTAAATGAGGAAGTGTAGAATGGTGTGAAAGAGCCTGCAGCACCAAATGGAAACTTTCTGGTTCAATCAGAAAGTTTGATGGAGACTTGAAAAGAATTAACTTTTCTTAATCAAGAAAATcagtcagggggctggcctggtggcatagtggttaagttcggcatgctccactccagcagcccaggtttggttcccgggagcagacctacaccactcgcacagccatactgtggtggcagcccacatacaaaatagcagaggattggcagagatgttagctcagggcgaattttcctcagcaaaaaaatcaaaaaacaaactttttcttGGTGTGAATCAAGTTACAGACCACATAAAAACATCCTGACTAGCCCACCACAATTTGGCCAGTGCTGACAGGCAGAGACACAGGCCGCTTCCAGCCTCTCCCCTTATTACTGTGTACCCCGGGCCACCActggccctctctgagccccGGTTTCCTCTCCTCGGGCCCTTTCCGTCCCCTCCCCGCAGTGCACCTGAAGCGGCACTTCATGTTCCGGAACCACCTGTGCCTGGTGTTCGAGCTGCTCTCCTACAACCTGTACGACCTCCTGCGCAACACGCACTTCCGCGGCGTGTCGCTGAACCTGACGCGGAAGCTGGCGCAGCAGCTCTGCACGGCGCTGCTCTTCCTGGCCACGCCCGAGCTCAGCATCATCCACTGCGACCTCAAGCCCGAGAACATCCTGCTCTGCAACCCCAAGCGGAGCGCCATCAAGATCGTGGACTTCGGCAGCTCCTGCCAGCTCGGCCAGCGGGTGCGGCCCTGCGCGGGGCGGGGCTagcggcggggcggcggggcccGGGGGTGGGCTAGGCTGCGATGGGACTGTCGGGTGCAGCCTCGAGTGGCTGATGCCTGAGGGATGGTGCTTGGGATGGGGTGTCGCGGGTGGCGAGGGTGGGGCCGGTGGGTGAGGCGGGTGAAGGAGAGGGCCgcaaggaatcctgcccagaggaaagagaagggtgCAGCTGAGGCTGCCAGCTGTGGGCAGGGGGAAGCTGGGCTGGCTTTGAGCCTTGGGTGGCACTTGGCTCAGTTTTGTCCACCCCGTTCTCTTAAAGCTGGGGATGGGCGGGGAACGCTGCAGCTTCATGTCAGCTGGCATTGGATAACGCTGGTAGTGGCTTGAAGAGGGTCTGGATTGGGAGGGCGAGAAGGGCCTGGGCCTGCAGACTGCCAGCCGCTGGTGACCAAGAGGGGCCCAGGGTCAAGCCTGGGGATGGAGATCAGGGTCAGACGAGGCCAGCAGACTCCTGAGACCGATAACtaagatggtggtggtggctcCTGAAAAGCTGGCGCTGTTCTCAGGGTTTGGAGCCCCATCCGAGGTTTTGGAGGCAGGAGGCTCGTCCTAGCCTGGGGGTGTCGGTGGCAGCAGTAGGGGAGACCAGGACCTCTgactcctgccctcctcccccagatCTACCAGTACATCCAGAGCCGCTTCTACCGGTCGCCTGAGGTGCTCCTGGGCACACCCTATGACCTGGCCATCGACATGTGGTCCCTGGGCTGCATCCTAGTGGAGATGCACACCGGAGAGCCCCTCTTCAGTGGCTCCAATGAGGTGTGCTctcggggggtgggggtgcgcCGAGGCGGTGGACGCCTGGCAGCCTGCTGAGCCTGCCCGCCCGCTCGCAGGTGGACCAGATGAGCCGGATTGTGGAGGTGCTGGGCATCCCACCAGCCCCCATGC of the Equus quagga isolate Etosha38 chromosome 13, UCLA_HA_Equagga_1.0, whole genome shotgun sequence genome contains:
- the FBL gene encoding rRNA 2'-O-methyltransferase fibrillarin; amino-acid sequence: MRPGFSPRGGGFGGRGGFGDRGGRGGGRGGFGGGRGRGGGFRGRGRGGGGGGGGGRGGGFHPGGNRGRGRGGKRGNQSGKNVMVEPHRHEGVFICRGKEDALVTKNLVPGESVYGEKRVSISEGDDKIEYRAWNPFRSKLAAAILGGVDQIHIKPGAKVLYLGAASGTTVSHVSDIVGPDGLVYAVEFSHRSGRDLINLAKKRTNIIPVIEDARHPHKYRMLIAMVDVIFADVAQPDQTRIVALNAHTFLRNGGHFVISIKANCIDSTASAEAVFASEVKKMQQENMKPQEQLTLEPYERDHAVVVGVYRPPPKVKN
- the DYRK1B gene encoding dual specificity tyrosine-phosphorylation-regulated kinase 1B isoform X2; translated protein: MLAARPPHWGPHRAPAPRGPRASPDPGLSGGGSRGAGCEKAPPGRAPAPGLAPLRPSEPTMAVPPGHGPFSGFPGPQEHTQVLPDVRLLPRRLPLAFRDATSAPLRKLSVDLIKTYKHINEVYYAKKKRRAQQAPPQDSSTKKEKKVLNHGYDDDNHDYIVRSGERWLERYEIDSLIGKGSFGQVVKAYDHQTQELVAIKIIKNKKAFLNQAQIELRLLELMNRHDTEMKYYIVHLKRHFMFRNHLCLVFELLSYNLYDLLRNTHFRGVSLNLTRKLAQQLCTALLFLATPELSIIHCDLKPENILLCNPKRSAIKIVDFGSSCQLGQRIYQYIQSRFYRSPEVLLGTPYDLAIDMWSLGCILVEMHTGEPLFSGSNEVDQMSRIVEVLGIPPAPMLDQAPKARKYFERLPGGGWTLRRTKELRKDYQGPGTRRLQEDLVLRMLEYEPAARISPLGALQHGFFRRTADEATNTGPAGSSASTSPAPLDTCPSSSTASSISSSGGSSGSSSDNRTYRYSNRYCGGPGPPITDCEMNSPQVPASQPLRPWAGGDVPHKTHQAPASASSLPGAGAQLPPQPRCLGRPPSPTSPPPPELMDVSLVGGPPDCSPPHPAPAPQHPAASALRTRMTGGRPPLPPPDDPATLGPRLGLRGVPQSTAASS
- the DYRK1B gene encoding dual specificity tyrosine-phosphorylation-regulated kinase 1B isoform X3, with protein sequence MLAARPPHWGPHRAPAPRGPRASPDPGLSGGGSRGAGCEKAPPGRAPAPGLAPLRPSEPTMAVPPGHGPFSGFPGPQEHTQVLPDVRLLPRRLPLAFRDATSAPLRKLSVDLIKTYKHINEVYYAKKKRRAQQAPPQDSSTKKEKKVLNHGYDDDNHDYIVRSGERWLERYEIDSLIGKGSFGQVVKAYDHQTQELVAIKIIKNKKAFLNQAQIELRLLELMNRHDTEMKYYIVHLKRHFMFRNHLCLVFELLSYNLYDLLRNTHFRGVSLNLTRKLAQQLCTALLFLATPELSIIHCDLKPENILLCNPKRSAIKIVDFGSSCQLGQRIYQYIQSRFYRSPEVLLGTPYDLAIDMWSLGCILVEMHTGEPLFSGSNEVDQMSRIVEVLGIPPAPMLDQAPKARKYFERLPGGGWTLRRTKELRKDLVLRMLEYEPAARISPLGALQHGFFRRTADEATNTGPAGSSASTSPAPLDTCPSSSTASSISSSGGSSGSSSDNRTYRYSNRYCGGPGPPITDCEMNSPQVPASQPLRPWAGGDVPHKTHQAPASASSLPGAGAQLPPQPRCLGRPPSPTSPPPPELMDVSLVGGPPDCSPPHPAPAPQHPAASALRTRMTGGRPPLPPPDDPATLGPRLGLRGVPQSTAASS
- the DYRK1B gene encoding dual specificity tyrosine-phosphorylation-regulated kinase 1B isoform X1, which codes for MLAARPPHWGPHRAPAPRGPRASPDPGLSGGGSRGAGCEKAPPGRAPAPGLAPLRPSEPTMAVPPGHGPFSGFPGPQEHTQVLPDVRLLPRRLPLAFRDATSAPLRKLSVDLIKTYKHINEVYYAKKKRRAQQAPPQDSSTKKEKKVLNHGYDDDNHDYIVRSGERWLERYEIDSLIGKGSFGQVVKAYDHQTQELVAIKIIKNKKAFLNQAQIELRLLELMNRHDTEMKYYIVHLKRHFMFRNHLCLVFELLSYNLYDLLRNTHFRGVSLNLTRKLAQQLCTALLFLATPELSIIHCDLKPENILLCNPKRSAIKIVDFGSSCQLGQRIYQYIQSRFYRSPEVLLGTPYDLAIDMWSLGCILVEMHTGEPLFSGSNEVDQMSRIVEVLGIPPAPMLDQAPKARKYFERLPGGGWTLRRTKELRKDYQGPGTRRLQEVLGVQTGGPGGRRAGEPGHSPADYLRFQDLVLRMLEYEPAARISPLGALQHGFFRRTADEATNTGPAGSSASTSPAPLDTCPSSSTASSISSSGGSSGSSSDNRTYRYSNRYCGGPGPPITDCEMNSPQVPASQPLRPWAGGDVPHKTHQAPASASSLPGAGAQLPPQPRCLGRPPSPTSPPPPELMDVSLVGGPPDCSPPHPAPAPQHPAASALRTRMTGGRPPLPPPDDPATLGPRLGLRGVPQSTAASS
- the DYRK1B gene encoding dual specificity tyrosine-phosphorylation-regulated kinase 1B isoform X4 → MAVPPGHGPFSGFPGPQEHTQVLPDVRLLPRRLPLAFRDATSAPLRKLSVDLIKTYKHINEVYYAKKKRRAQQAPPQDSSTKKEKKVLNHGYDDDNHDYIVRSGERWLERYEIDSLIGKGSFGQVVKAYDHQTQELVAIKIIKNKKAFLNQAQIELRLLELMNRHDTEMKYYIVHLKRHFMFRNHLCLVFELLSYNLYDLLRNTHFRGVSLNLTRKLAQQLCTALLFLATPELSIIHCDLKPENILLCNPKRSAIKIVDFGSSCQLGQRIYQYIQSRFYRSPEVLLGTPYDLAIDMWSLGCILVEMHTGEPLFSGSNEVDQMSRIVEVLGIPPAPMLDQAPKARKYFERLPGGGWTLRRTKELRKDYQGPGTRRLQEVLGVQTGGPGGRRAGEPGHSPADYLRFQDLVLRMLEYEPAARISPLGALQHGFFRRTADEATNTGPAGSSASTSPAPLDTCPSSSTASSISSSGGSSGSSSDNRTYRYSNRYCGGPGPPITDCEMNSPQVPASQPLRPWAGGDVPHKTHQAPASASSLPGAGAQLPPQPRCLGRPPSPTSPPPPELMDVSLVGGPPDCSPPHPAPAPQHPAASALRTRMTGGRPPLPPPDDPATLGPRLGLRGVPQSTAASS